A portion of the Gossypium arboreum isolate Shixiya-1 chromosome 8, ASM2569848v2, whole genome shotgun sequence genome contains these proteins:
- the LOC108468531 gene encoding uncharacterized protein LOC108468531, translating into MSYNISVPPDTFNEHFLFDLPLVPLYDSSSDYNLQSLMTQRNPIDESNCSDQLVSGSPLTDQLENLSLYQTTHFPSFSFDPNAANEYQSSSSLSFPAVKNEESPVDFDSAFNIDNVANYLQRSFSSNSFETKPNFSFQTAPNSLMEPQNFQGQTAFSLPENTFFATHMRKVSSTGDLENMRNVNDNQRSTIENSLIEEVPFKVGRYNPEERQERISKYRAKRNLRNFNKTIKVFSTFFNDYY; encoded by the exons TTACAATATATCTGTTCCGCCTGATACATTCAATGAGCACTTCCTGTTTGATCTTCCTTTGGTTCCTCTCTACGATTCCTCATCCGATTACAATCTTCAATCTTTGATGACCCAACGAAACCCAATTGACGAATCCAATTGTTCAGACCAATTGGTTTCAGGGTCGCCATTAACGGACCAGCTTGAAAATCTCAGCCTTTATCAAACTACCCACTTTCCATCTTTCTCATTTGATCCAAATGCAGCAAATGAGTACCAAAGTTCCAGCAGCTTGAGTTTTCCGGCTGTTAAAAATGAAGAATCTCCAGTGGATTTCGATTCTGCTTTTAATATTGACAATGTAGCAAATTACTTGCAAAGGAGCTTTAGTAGCAATTCTTTCGAAACAAAGCCTAACTTTTCGTTCCAAACCGCTCCTAATTCTCTGATGGAACCCCAGAATTTTCAAGGCCAAACCGCTTTCAGCTTGCCGGAAAATACCTTTTTCGCCACACATATGAGGAAGGTTTCCAGCACCGGCGATTTAGAG AATATGAGAAACGTGAATGACAACCAAAGGTCGACTATAGAGAATTCGTTAATAGAAGAAGTACCGTTCAAAGTAGGACGATACAACCCAGAAGAGAGACAAGAGAGGATTTCAAAGTACAGAGCAAAGCGTAATCTAAGGAACTTCAACAAAACAATTAAGGTTTTCTCAACTTTTTTCAATGATTATTATTAA